A genomic window from Salvia miltiorrhiza cultivar Shanhuang (shh) chromosome 5, IMPLAD_Smil_shh, whole genome shotgun sequence includes:
- the LOC131026166 gene encoding uncharacterized protein LOC131026166 gives MSTNSSPSKSTVEGELPNSLLPQTKCDSKRRPPPKSAADEESATAEEETTAAEDEVLAPANEPHPPPRFTWARPLMQGYKGRINQYVRDEVVEHVRLTLEEVGGEEAIERFKEGPFGHFLDLRIGNSANNALHELMAHELEDATFSEQERWFHIGGTDIVFTAPNIKGKT, from the exons ATGAGCACTAATTCTTCGCCGTCTAAGTCGACGGTGGAAGGAGAGCTGCCGAACTCGCTACTGCCGCAGACGAAATGTGACTCCAAAAGGCGACCTCCGCCGAAGTCAGCGGCCGATGAAGAGTCGGCGACGGCGGAGGAGGAGACCACTGCTGCAGAGGATGAAGTATTAGCACCGGCGAACGAACCACATCCTCCG CCTAGGTTTACATGGGCGAGACCATTAATGCAAGGATATAAGGGCCGTATCAACCAATATGTGCGCGATGAGGTTGTGGAGCATGTGAGGTTGACATTAGAGGAAGTAGGTGGCGAGGAAGCTATTGAGAGATTCAAGGAAGGTCCATTTGGTCATTTCCTTGATTTGAGGATAGGAAATAGTGCTAATAATGCGCTACATGAGCTTATGGCCCACGAGCTAGAAGATGCTACCTTCTCAGAGCAGGAGAGATGGTTTCACATTGGTGGAACTGATATTGTATTCACTGCACCTAATATTAAAggtaaaacataa